From Phalacrocorax carbo chromosome 6, bPhaCar2.1, whole genome shotgun sequence, a single genomic window includes:
- the ANGPTL3 gene encoding angiopoietin-related protein 3 isoform X1 — protein MKIILVFLFIAPLAHSATVEKDYSSFDSGAPPETKSRFAMLDDVRILANGLLQLGHGLKDFVHKTKGQMNDIFQKLYIFDRSFYELSLQTSEIKEEEEQLRQTTARLQINNEEIKNLSQEMNSKIEDLIQNKIQLQEKVWGLEDKVTKLTITQPSMHETEEISSLKAFVEQQDNHIKQLLKIVEDQHVQLDRQHNQIMELEDKLNHIELHELTENSFTGEQTEPEASPFPVRNTTAVTYKSDGAAPDCTALYSSGMQSSGVYTIKPNGSEAFDVYCEMKFGSSWTVIQNRVDGSLDFNQTWDAYANGFGELNEEFWLGLNKTYSITKQGDYILRIELQDWKHNKRYIEYAFILGGPETDYTLQLSRISGSIPNALPEQTELRFSTADHDMDIINDFNCPENYLGGWWHSECEETNLNGKYVAPRSRGRLDRRKGLYWKPKKGRYYLLKSTKIMIHPTDLKSFD, from the exons atgAAAATCATTCTAGTCTTTCTATTCATTGCCCCACTTGCTCATTCAGCTACAGTTGAGAAGGATTATTCTTCCTTTGATTCTGGTGCACCTCCTGAGACAAAATCAAGATTTGCCATGTTAGACGATGTACGAATCTTAGCCAATGGACTGCTCCAGCTTGGGCATGGTCTTAAGGACTTTGTCCATAAGACGAAGGGGCAGATGAATGACATCTTTCAAAAACTTTACATTTTTGATAGGTCCTTTTATGAGCTCTCACTGCAAACTAGTGAAATCAAAGAAGAAGAAGAACAGCTCAGACAAACTACAGCCAGGCTGCAAATCAACAATGAAGAGATAAAGAATCTCTCACAGGAGATGAACTCGAAGATTGAAGACCtcatacaaaacaaaattcagctgCAAGAGAAAGTATGGGGTCTGGAAGACAAAGTCACTAAACTGACCATTACCCAGCCTTCAATGCATGAGACAGAAGAAATTTCTTCACTCAAA GCTTTCGTGGAGCAGCAGGACAACCACATCAAGCAACTTCTCAAAATTGTAGAGGACCAGCATGTGCAACTCGACAGACAGCACAATCAAATTATGGAGCTAGAAGACAAG CTAAATCACATAGAGCTCCACGAACTCACAGAGAACTCCTTCACAGGGGAGCAAACAGAACCAGAGGCCAGCCCCTTTCCTGTGCGCAACACCACAGCTGTAACATACAAATCTGATG GTGCTGCTCCTGACTGCACTGCTCTTTATAGCAGCGGCATGCAGTCCAGTGGTGTTTACACTATTAAGCCCAACGGCTCAGAAGCTTTTGATGTCTACTGTGAAATGAAATTTG GCAGTTCTTGGACTGTAATCCAGAACAGAGTGGATGGATCACTAGACTTCAACCAAACCTGGGATGCCTATGCAAATGGTTTTGGTGAACTCAATG AGGAATTCTGGCTAGGCCTGAATAAGACCTATTCCATTACTAAACAAGGGGACTACATCTTACGGATAGAGCTGCAGGACTGGAAACATAATAAACGTTACATTGAGTACGCGTTCATCTTGGGAGGCCCCGAAACAGACTACACTCTCCAGCTTTCACGGATCTCTGGAAGCATCCCCAATGCACTGCCAGAGCAGACAGAACTGAGGTTCTCAACTGCAGACCATGACATGGACATAATAAATGACTTCAACTGTCCAGAAAACTACCTAG GAGGCTGGTGGCACAGTGAATGTGAGGAAACCAATCTTAATGGGAAATACGTCGCACCAAGGTCAAGAGGAAGACtagacagaagaaaaggcttATACTGGAAGCCTAAGAAAGGAAGATACTACTTGCTCAAGTCAACCAAAATAATGATTCACCCAACagatttaaaaagttttgaCTGA
- the ANGPTL3 gene encoding angiopoietin-related protein 3 isoform X2 — MKIILVFLFIAPLAHSATVEKDYSSFDSGAPPETKSRFAMLDDVRILANGLLQLGHGLKDFVHKTKGQMNDIFQKLYIFDRSFYELSLQTSEIKEEEEQLRQTTARLQINNEEIKNLSQEMNSKIEDLIQNKIQLQEKVWGLEDKVTKLTITQPSMHETEEISSLKAFVEQQDNHIKQLLKIVEDQHVQLDRQHNQIMELEDKLNHIELHELTENSFTGEQTEPEASPFPVRNTTAVTYKSDGAAPDCTALYSSGMQSSGVYTIKPNGSEAFDVYCEMKFEEFWLGLNKTYSITKQGDYILRIELQDWKHNKRYIEYAFILGGPETDYTLQLSRISGSIPNALPEQTELRFSTADHDMDIINDFNCPENYLGGWWHSECEETNLNGKYVAPRSRGRLDRRKGLYWKPKKGRYYLLKSTKIMIHPTDLKSFD, encoded by the exons atgAAAATCATTCTAGTCTTTCTATTCATTGCCCCACTTGCTCATTCAGCTACAGTTGAGAAGGATTATTCTTCCTTTGATTCTGGTGCACCTCCTGAGACAAAATCAAGATTTGCCATGTTAGACGATGTACGAATCTTAGCCAATGGACTGCTCCAGCTTGGGCATGGTCTTAAGGACTTTGTCCATAAGACGAAGGGGCAGATGAATGACATCTTTCAAAAACTTTACATTTTTGATAGGTCCTTTTATGAGCTCTCACTGCAAACTAGTGAAATCAAAGAAGAAGAAGAACAGCTCAGACAAACTACAGCCAGGCTGCAAATCAACAATGAAGAGATAAAGAATCTCTCACAGGAGATGAACTCGAAGATTGAAGACCtcatacaaaacaaaattcagctgCAAGAGAAAGTATGGGGTCTGGAAGACAAAGTCACTAAACTGACCATTACCCAGCCTTCAATGCATGAGACAGAAGAAATTTCTTCACTCAAA GCTTTCGTGGAGCAGCAGGACAACCACATCAAGCAACTTCTCAAAATTGTAGAGGACCAGCATGTGCAACTCGACAGACAGCACAATCAAATTATGGAGCTAGAAGACAAG CTAAATCACATAGAGCTCCACGAACTCACAGAGAACTCCTTCACAGGGGAGCAAACAGAACCAGAGGCCAGCCCCTTTCCTGTGCGCAACACCACAGCTGTAACATACAAATCTGATG GTGCTGCTCCTGACTGCACTGCTCTTTATAGCAGCGGCATGCAGTCCAGTGGTGTTTACACTATTAAGCCCAACGGCTCAGAAGCTTTTGATGTCTACTGTGAAATGAAATTTG AGGAATTCTGGCTAGGCCTGAATAAGACCTATTCCATTACTAAACAAGGGGACTACATCTTACGGATAGAGCTGCAGGACTGGAAACATAATAAACGTTACATTGAGTACGCGTTCATCTTGGGAGGCCCCGAAACAGACTACACTCTCCAGCTTTCACGGATCTCTGGAAGCATCCCCAATGCACTGCCAGAGCAGACAGAACTGAGGTTCTCAACTGCAGACCATGACATGGACATAATAAATGACTTCAACTGTCCAGAAAACTACCTAG GAGGCTGGTGGCACAGTGAATGTGAGGAAACCAATCTTAATGGGAAATACGTCGCACCAAGGTCAAGAGGAAGACtagacagaagaaaaggcttATACTGGAAGCCTAAGAAAGGAAGATACTACTTGCTCAAGTCAACCAAAATAATGATTCACCCAACagatttaaaaagttttgaCTGA